The genomic stretch ACTTGCTCGCATCCATCATCGGGTTCATGTCGGCGAGCGCACCCTGCGCGTTCAGATTGTTCACCCAGGCGCCGTCGAGGCCGACCACGTCGCTGAGCGTTCCGGTTGCGGCGCCAACCGAGATCTGGTCTCGCGTGGTCGCATAGGGACCGCTGACCAGCGTCACCTTGATGCCGGGATTGGCGGCCTCGAAATCGTCCATGATTTTCCGCAAGGAGCCTGCGGGCAATTCAGGCTCCCACCATTGGGTGAATTCCAGCGTCGTATCCGCCATGGCGGCGGTTGCGCCAAGCAACCATGCTGCCGCGGCTATTTTCAGCATCGCGGGCTTTATCCGAAACGTCATTTTTCTCTCCTCCTTCTATAGGATCGACCGCACAATGCAGCCGATCGCCTGCTTCATTCAGAAGTCTTCTTCCTCGTACTTTCGCAGGCGCCTCGCTCCCGCCTGCGGGCTCTGCCCACAATTCTTCAGATCGCCAGATGCGTTTCGGGATCGAAGAAATGGAGCTTGGTATCATCCAGGGCCAACCGGATTTCCGAACCGGAGCGGACTGCGCTGTCCGGTTCGAATCTCGCCACCGCATTCGACGTCAGGCCGAAATCCTGCACCGCGTCGGGGTCGCCGGAGTCCACCCGGATGGCGTCGATGTTCAGATGGACGATATGTTCCGACCCGAGTTCTTCGATCGAGGTCACCCTTGCCGGTATCGTCTGATACTTGCGGCCGGATTCGAGGCTGCTGTCATAGAGATCCTCCGGCCGTATCCCGAACACGACCTTGCGCCCCGCATACGACTTCAAACCCGGCCTGCGCACGAAGGCTGCATCCTGCAGCCGGATGGAAAAGGCACCGGACATCAGTTCGCCGCCCGTCATGGTCGCCTCGAAAAGGTTCATCGAGGGAGAACCGATAAAGCCTGCAACGAAGGCGTTCACCGGCGATTCGTAGAGCCTTTTGGGTGTATCGACCTGCTGCAGCACGCCGCCCTTCAGCACGGCGACCCTGTCCCCCATCGTCATCGCTTCGGTCTGATCGTGGGTCACATATATGGTTGTCACGCCGAGCTGCTTTTGCAGGCGAGTGATTTCGGCGCGCATTTGCACGCGCAGCTTCGCGTCCAGATTGGAAAGCGGTTCGTCCATGAGAAAGGCGGCCGGCTCGCGCACCATGGCGCGGCCCATGGCAACGCGCTGACGCTGTCCGCCTGAAAGGGTCGCGGGTTTGCTGTCCAGCAGAGACGTCAGCTGAAGGGTTTTGGCGATCTCGTCCACGCGCTTCCTGCGCTCGGCCTTCGGCTTGCCTGCCAGGCGCATCGAAAAGGCGATGTTTTCGAACACCGTCATATGCGGGTAGAGCGCGTAGCTCTGGAAGACCATCGCAATGTCGCGGTCCTTGGGCGGCATGTCGACGACGTCGACGCCGCCGATCCGAAGGCTGCCGCTGGTGACGTCCTCCAATCCCGCGATCATTCGCAACGCGGTGGATTTGCCACAGCCGGACGGCCCGACGAGAATCAAGAACTCGCCGTCCTCGACCGACAGGTTCAATTGGTCGATTGCGTGAAAATTGTTCCCGTAGGTCTTGCAGATATTCTCAAGAACGACTTCTGCCATATTCCTCCCTCCACAAGTCTAAGCCACTGATTTTTATGGTTATCCTCGGCTTGTGTTCACCTGTGAGATATTTGCTCGGATAGTTCGGGCTATGTGCCGGCATCGAGTTGCGCATGTTTCAGTTCGACTGCCGACGGCGCGTTCGTCGACGCCAGCAGTTCCGTGACCTGGTCGGCGGTCGGAAGCGCCTCGCGCCCGCCACGCCCCGTTATCGAAAGGGCCGCCGCCGCGGCAGCGAATGCTACCCGGCCTGCGGTGTCGGTTCCGCGCGTCAATGCATGGGCGTAGGCGCCATGAAAGCAGTCACCGGCGCCGGTCGAGTCGACCACGACAACCCGGTGCGGGGGCAAGTGCCAAAGCCCTGTCTCATCGCGTCCGCGATAGTATACGCCCCTGCCGCCATCGGTCAGAACCACGGCGGACCGCGACGGCGACCACAATGCATCGAGTATCTCGGCGGGCGATCCGCGCCCCGTGGCGGTCCGCGCAAAGCCGAGTGGAAGAATGAGATGGTCGCAGAGCGCGATCAGCCGCTCCGTGGCTGGGCCGCTGCTCCATTCAATATCGCCGAGGATCGCAAGGCCGAGATCGCGTGCCCGAGCCACGACATCCAGCGACCCGACGCCGTAACTGTCGACGATCAGGACGGTCGCGCGGCTGAGGACTTCGTCGGGAAAGTCCGGCGCGGTGCCCAGCATCGCTTCGTCGTCATACGCGATGAACCGCTCTCCGTCCGAGCCGACCGTGATACGTGAGCGCACCGGGCGCGCGTGCGGGTGGCGGGGCGCGAATGCGGTTTCAACACCGCTCTCAATGAGATCACACAGCACGGCGTCGTCGGCGGCATTGCCCAGCCATCCGACGAACCCGGCGCTTCCGCCGAGCCGCGCGACGGCGGCAAGGGCCGTCGCGACATTTCCGCCGAAAGCCCGGGCACTTTGCAGAACCTTCCCCTTGCCCGCCGACAACGGCTGATCGACATAGACGATGTCGTCGATCGCAATCGCGCCGAAGCCGAGGATTGAAGGGACGGTGGGCATCGTTCAGGCACCCGCCTTCGCCAAGGCGTCTTGCGCCGAAAGGCCGTCATGGATGACGCCCCGGAAGGCAATCGCTGCCTTTTCCGGATCGCCGTGTCCCCAGAGATTGCGGCCCACCACAGCACCGCGCGCGCCGGCACGGATGGCGTCCGCCGTCTGCTGAAGGGCGCCGAGCAGCGTATCGGTCTTCGGACCACCGGCAATCACAACCGGCACCGGGCAGGTTCGAACGGTCTCTCGAAACGACTCGAAATCGCCGGTGTAGCCGATCTTGATCACGTCGACGCCGGACTCGTAGCCGATGCGTGCCGCATAGGCGATCTCGTCGGGGGTGAAGACGATTTTTGCCCCGTCGGTGAAATCGCGAGGGTAGATATGCGCCACCACCGGCATGCCGTAGCGGGCCGCCGCATTCACCGAATCGGTCAGCCAGCGAATGTATTTGCCCTCGGTCGCGCCGCGCACCGGAATGGCCACGGCCAAGGCATCGGCGCCAGCGCGCACCGCATCCTCGGGCGTTGCAATCAGTTCACTGATGCGATCGTCCGGGGTGAAGCAGCCGGCCTGGATCACCAGGGAAGCCTTGCCCGCATATTGCGGCCACAGATGGCGCGCGGTGCCTGGCTGGATGCTGACGTAGTCGGGCTTGCCCACCATGACGCGGGCAAGCGCGCCCGGCAGGTCGGCAAGACCGCCTTTGCGCACGTCGCCATAGCCGACAAAGTGGTCGACCGCGCCGCCGAAAAGATTCCCCGACGGATGTGAGAAGAGGCGCGCAAGGCGCACTTTGGTTCCGAGGCTCATGAGTCCAAAATTCTCCAATCGATTGATTTCAAAATCCTGGATCTAGTGTTTGCGAAAGAAAGGATAAATGCAATCTTTCGAAATCTTTCGAATTCGCGTATTTTTGGCCGAGTGAACCGAGGCCAGGGCGATCGCCTGGCGCATGGAGCAAGGACAGGGCAATGTTGTCAGAGCAGAGACGCCAAGCGATCCTGGGTGAAGTGCAACGCAGCGGACAGGTCCGCATCAAGGACCTGTCAGACGATTTTGGCGTGTCGGAAGTCACGGTGCGCTCCGACCTCGAGATACTGGACCGCAAGGGACTGCTGACGAAGACGCGTGGAGGGGCCGTGACCCGGACCACGGATTCGACCACGGCCGCGTTCGCCCGGCGGATGCAAACGAATCTCGATGCAAAGAAACGCATCGCCCGGGCAGCGATAGAACTGTTCGAGGACAACCAATCGGTCATCTTCGACGGCGGCTCGACTCTGATGCAGGTTGCCATGCTGTTACCGCCGCTCAGCAATGTCGTGGTCGCGG from Mesorhizobium sp. 113-3-3 encodes the following:
- a CDS encoding class I fructose-bisphosphate aldolase — protein: MSLGTKVRLARLFSHPSGNLFGGAVDHFVGYGDVRKGGLADLPGALARVMVGKPDYVSIQPGTARHLWPQYAGKASLVIQAGCFTPDDRISELIATPEDAVRAGADALAVAIPVRGATEGKYIRWLTDSVNAAARYGMPVVAHIYPRDFTDGAKIVFTPDEIAYAARIGYESGVDVIKIGYTGDFESFRETVRTCPVPVVIAGGPKTDTLLGALQQTADAIRAGARGAVVGRNLWGHGDPEKAAIAFRGVIHDGLSAQDALAKAGA
- a CDS encoding PfkB family carbohydrate kinase; this encodes MPTVPSILGFGAIAIDDIVYVDQPLSAGKGKVLQSARAFGGNVATALAAVARLGGSAGFVGWLGNAADDAVLCDLIESGVETAFAPRHPHARPVRSRITVGSDGERFIAYDDEAMLGTAPDFPDEVLSRATVLIVDSYGVGSLDVVARARDLGLAILGDIEWSSGPATERLIALCDHLILPLGFARTATGRGSPAEILDALWSPSRSAVVLTDGGRGVYYRGRDETGLWHLPPHRVVVVDSTGAGDCFHGAYAHALTRGTDTAGRVAFAAAAAALSITGRGGREALPTADQVTELLASTNAPSAVELKHAQLDAGT
- a CDS encoding ABC transporter ATP-binding protein encodes the protein MAEVVLENICKTYGNNFHAIDQLNLSVEDGEFLILVGPSGCGKSTALRMIAGLEDVTSGSLRIGGVDVVDMPPKDRDIAMVFQSYALYPHMTVFENIAFSMRLAGKPKAERRKRVDEIAKTLQLTSLLDSKPATLSGGQRQRVAMGRAMVREPAAFLMDEPLSNLDAKLRVQMRAEITRLQKQLGVTTIYVTHDQTEAMTMGDRVAVLKGGVLQQVDTPKRLYESPVNAFVAGFIGSPSMNLFEATMTGGELMSGAFSIRLQDAAFVRRPGLKSYAGRKVVFGIRPEDLYDSSLESGRKYQTIPARVTSIEELGSEHIVHLNIDAIRVDSGDPDAVQDFGLTSNAVARFEPDSAVRSGSEIRLALDDTKLHFFDPETHLAI